The Clostridioides difficile genome has a segment encoding these proteins:
- a CDS encoding cell wall-binding repeat-containing protein, with protein sequence MKFSKRILALGISALLLSVSFPTSANALDKIENIKGTDKYETAGIIADKQDYTTAVLINSDSTMVDGISASGLAGVNNAAILLTNKDDIPEATLQRLNRVTKIYIIGGENTISKDVEKMLLMRRMQVIRIDGVDRVDTSYKIAAEIEKIKSSDKTFLVNGFKDEADAVSVASVAYRDGAPILLTKDIASAAEDTDLDPWFGVSPVPVYAVGGKSTLSDYIVSRYRATRIDGSDRYETNKNVIKKFYSETKDFYVASGDDLVYALVASPMAKNTPVVLVSDKSDKSILNNANKVTAIGINDNKVIEQCLEATKK encoded by the coding sequence ATGAAGTTTAGTAAAAGAATATTAGCATTAGGTATTTCAGCATTATTATTAAGTGTTAGTTTCCCAACATCAGCAAATGCACTAGATAAAATCGAAAATATCAAAGGAACAGATAAATATGAAACAGCTGGTATTATTGCAGATAAGCAAGATTATACAACAGCTGTACTTATAAATTCTGATTCTACAATGGTAGATGGTATTTCTGCTAGTGGTCTTGCAGGGGTAAATAATGCAGCAATTTTATTAACTAATAAGGATGATATACCAGAGGCCACTTTACAAAGGCTTAATAGAGTTACTAAGATATATATAATAGGTGGCGAAAACACTATAAGTAAAGATGTAGAAAAAATGCTACTTATGAGAAGAATGCAGGTTATAAGAATTGATGGAGTAGATAGAGTAGATACAAGTTATAAAATCGCAGCTGAAATAGAAAAGATAAAAAGCAGTGATAAAACGTTTTTAGTAAACGGATTTAAAGATGAAGCTGATGCAGTGAGTGTTGCGTCTGTTGCGTATAGAGATGGTGCTCCTATTCTATTGACAAAGGATATAGCTTCAGCAGCAGAAGATACAGATTTAGACCCATGGTTTGGAGTTTCACCTGTTCCAGTATATGCAGTTGGAGGAAAATCTACACTAAGTGATTATATAGTAAGTAGATATAGAGCAACTAGAATTGATGGTAGTGATAGATATGAAACTAATAAGAATGTAATCAAGAAGTTTTATAGTGAAACAAAAGATTTCTATGTAGCAAGTGGAGATGATTTAGTTTATGCTTTAGTTGCTTCACCAATGGCTAAAAATACTCCTGTTGTTTTAGTTTCAGATAAAAGCGATAAGAGTATATTAAATAATGCTAATAAAGTTACTGCAATAGGCATAAATGATAATAAGGTTAT
- a CDS encoding glycosyltransferase family 4 protein: MKILHIITQKPNSTGSGIYMCGMIKGFEKIGHEQAVIAGIDVDDDVNCFSSDVSFYPVKYNCGELNFPVVGMSDSMPYESTRYRDLNVEMINRLKHQFKINIDRAMEDFNPDIIICHHLYLLTAFVREIVKGIKVMSVCHGTCLRQLNTIDLEKEYIISNIKKLDLIFALHKKQKDDIIKTFGVSDSKVVVIGSGYNDSVFYDKNYKMQSDKIRIVFAGKICKSKGLIPFIKAISRLIYRKDLIEVNFAGTGSDVESYNEIVKLASQSTFKMNFLGKLDQNDLAELFNKSHLFVLPSFYEGLPVVVLEALSCGLDVITTDIPGVREWIGSEINDSGNIEYVTLPSMHGEDIPNEEELPIFEKNLYNAMDSKIQYLLSNLDKRSFVDMSKKTWDGLAYRMNEVISMDEMCLI; this comes from the coding sequence GTGAAAATTCTTCATATAATAACACAAAAACCAAATAGTACGGGTAGTGGAATATACATGTGTGGTATGATAAAAGGGTTTGAAAAAATAGGTCATGAGCAAGCTGTAATTGCAGGTATAGATGTTGATGATGATGTAAACTGTTTTTCAAGTGATGTAAGTTTTTATCCAGTAAAGTATAATTGTGGAGAATTAAATTTTCCTGTTGTAGGAATGAGTGATTCTATGCCATATGAAAGTACTAGATATAGAGATTTAAATGTAGAAATGATAAACAGATTAAAACATCAATTTAAAATAAATATAGACAGAGCTATGGAAGATTTTAATCCAGATATTATAATATGTCATCATTTATATCTTTTAACTGCATTTGTTAGAGAGATTGTGAAAGGTATTAAAGTTATGTCTGTTTGTCATGGAACTTGTTTAAGACAGTTAAATACTATAGATTTAGAAAAAGAATATATAATATCCAATATAAAAAAGTTGGATTTAATATTTGCTCTTCATAAAAAGCAAAAAGATGATATCATAAAAACTTTTGGAGTAAGTGATAGTAAGGTAGTCGTGATTGGAAGTGGATATAATGATAGTGTATTTTATGATAAAAATTATAAAATGCAAAGTGATAAGATAAGGATAGTATTTGCAGGGAAGATATGCAAATCAAAAGGATTGATTCCATTTATAAAAGCTATATCCAGACTAATCTATCGTAAAGATTTAATAGAAGTCAATTTTGCAGGTACAGGAAGTGATGTTGAATCTTACAATGAGATTGTTAAGCTTGCGAGTCAGTCTACATTTAAAATGAATTTTTTAGGAAAATTAGACCAAAATGACTTAGCTGAGTTATTTAATAAGTCACATCTATTTGTATTACCATCATTTTATGAAGGGCTGCCAGTTGTAGTTTTAGAGGCTTTATCATGTGGACTGGATGTGATTACCACTGATATTCCTGGTGTTAGGGAATGGATTGGTAGTGAGATTAATGATTCTGGTAATATAGAATATGTAACTCTACCCTCTATGCATGGAGAAGATATTCCAAATGAAGAAGAGTTACCTATATTTGAGAAGAATTTATATAATGCAATGGATTCTAAAATACAGTATCTATTATCTAATTTAGATAAAAGGTCGTTTGTAGATATGTCAAAAAAAACATGGGATGGTTTAGCTTATAGGATGAATGAAGTTATTTCAATGGATGAGATGTGTCTAATTTAG